A portion of the Algimonas porphyrae genome contains these proteins:
- the thrS gene encoding threonine--tRNA ligase — MLTLTFPDGASREYDAGVTALEVAKSISSGLAKKVLAVKLDGELQDATRPIEGDARIELITAKDPEGLELIRHDAAHVLAEAVQELFPGTQVTIGPVIENGFYYDFHRDAPFSEDDFAAIEKKMTHIINRNDKFERQVMDRNEAIALFRGMGESFKAELIEDLPEDETITVYKQGKWFDLCRGPHLPSTGKIGKAFKLMKVAGAYWRGDSNNPQLQRIYGTAWASQEDLDAHLKQIEEAEARDHRRLGRQLELFHFQEEAQGQAFWHPNGWTLYTVLRSYMARRQKEYGYQEIKTPQMMDRKFWEKSGHWDKYRENMFVAEIADEDKVLAFKPMNCPCHIQVFNQGMKSYRDLPLRYAEFGSCHRYEPSGALHGLMRVRGFVQDDGHIFCTLDQVTDEVSAFTEMLKSVYADLGFDDVKVNFSTRPETRVGSDDYWDKAEEALEAAAKASGLEIVLNEGDGAFYGPKLDFVLRDAIGREWQAGTIQLDPNTPERLDASYIGADDQKHAPLMLHRAVLGSFERFLGILIENYAGKFPLWLSPVQIVVATITSDADGYAEDVVEKLRAAGLRAEVDTRNEKINYKIRELSADRKIPVIAVVGRREAEEGKLALRRLGSQGQEIVTLDEAIATLTEEATPPDLKRRAADA; from the coding sequence ATGCTCACCCTAACTTTCCCCGATGGCGCCTCCCGCGAATATGATGCGGGCGTAACAGCACTCGAGGTCGCCAAATCGATCTCTTCCGGACTGGCCAAGAAGGTGCTGGCCGTGAAGCTCGATGGCGAGCTGCAGGATGCCACGCGCCCAATTGAGGGTGACGCGCGGATCGAACTGATCACGGCCAAGGACCCGGAAGGGCTAGAGCTGATCCGTCACGATGCCGCGCATGTGCTGGCTGAAGCCGTGCAAGAGCTGTTTCCGGGAACGCAGGTCACGATCGGGCCTGTCATCGAAAACGGATTCTATTACGATTTTCATCGCGACGCGCCCTTTTCCGAAGATGACTTCGCCGCCATCGAAAAGAAGATGACGCACATCATCAACCGCAATGACAAGTTCGAGCGGCAGGTAATGGATCGCAATGAGGCGATTGCCCTGTTTCGGGGTATGGGCGAGTCCTTCAAGGCGGAGCTTATCGAAGACCTGCCCGAAGACGAGACCATTACTGTCTATAAGCAGGGCAAATGGTTCGATCTCTGCCGCGGCCCGCATCTGCCAAGCACTGGCAAGATCGGCAAGGCTTTCAAGCTGATGAAGGTCGCCGGGGCCTATTGGCGCGGCGATAGCAATAATCCGCAGCTGCAGCGCATCTACGGCACGGCGTGGGCCAGCCAGGAAGATCTCGATGCGCATCTGAAACAGATCGAGGAAGCGGAAGCCCGCGACCATCGTCGCCTGGGCCGTCAGCTGGAATTATTCCACTTTCAGGAAGAAGCGCAGGGACAGGCTTTCTGGCATCCGAACGGTTGGACGCTCTATACGGTGCTGCGCTCCTATATGGCGCGCCGCCAAAAGGAGTATGGCTACCAGGAGATTAAGACGCCGCAAATGATGGACCGGAAGTTCTGGGAGAAGTCAGGTCACTGGGACAAATATCGCGAGAATATGTTCGTCGCCGAGATCGCCGATGAGGATAAGGTCCTGGCTTTCAAGCCGATGAATTGCCCGTGCCACATTCAGGTTTTCAATCAGGGCATGAAATCCTATCGCGACCTGCCGCTGCGCTATGCCGAGTTCGGCTCCTGCCATCGCTACGAGCCGTCCGGCGCGCTGCATGGCTTGATGCGCGTGCGCGGCTTCGTGCAGGATGACGGACATATTTTCTGCACGCTGGATCAGGTCACGGATGAAGTGAGCGCCTTCACGGAGATGCTGAAAAGCGTCTATGCCGATCTCGGCTTTGACGATGTCAAAGTGAATTTCTCGACGCGCCCTGAAACACGTGTCGGATCCGACGATTACTGGGACAAGGCGGAAGAGGCGCTGGAAGCTGCCGCGAAGGCATCGGGTCTTGAAATCGTGCTGAATGAAGGGGACGGCGCATTTTACGGGCCAAAACTGGATTTCGTGCTGCGCGATGCGATCGGCCGCGAATGGCAGGCAGGCACGATTCAGCTCGATCCCAACACGCCCGAACGCCTGGATGCGTCCTATATTGGCGCGGATGACCAGAAACACGCGCCGCTCATGTTGCACCGCGCCGTCCTGGGCAGTTTCGAGCGCTTCCTCGGCATCCTAATCGAGAATTATGCGGGCAAGTTCCCGCTCTGGCTGTCACCGGTCCAGATCGTCGTTGCGACGATCACCTCCGATGCTGACGGTTACGCCGAAGATGTCGTCGAAAAGCTGCGGGCTGCCGGTCTGCGGGCCGAGGTCGATACGCGCAACGAGAAGATCAACTACAAGATCCGTGAGCTTTCTGCCGACAGGAAGATCCCCGTGATTGCCGTCGTTGGTCGCCGCGAAGCAGAAGAAGGCAAGCTTGCCCTGCGCCGACTGGGCAGTCAGGGCCAGGAAATCGTCACGCTGGACGAGGCGATCGCCACCCTGACCGAAGAGGCCACGCCGCCTGATCTGAAGCGCCGCGCTGCGGACGCCTAA
- a CDS encoding O-antigen ligase family protein: MLASLTNRAATVWLLFWISFFAVYIHMGGLAFSGLVILLGAAGWLVWAVNYRNVGWPSKDLALALMAFLAFFVWLAISGSWSGYGSGTAIRLGGQIVMMMALPVLLLTRSPAIREFVSHIIMAMALGGVAVLALDVASGYGINTFLDPVGPGQDLNMRQGDAEKNIGRGHVVYAIFTPLLLGLFATRLPRKPALAAAIGLLALLFVGTMLNRLAVAPLIVIGALLLVAIGWRSPRWGVRLSLGTAVASVLLAPLVGVFARLAGEGVMARVPMSWDHRLRMWDYSLSRIAEAPLFGQGLDASRTMQEGFTTRIGVDIPFVSLHPHNLGLQTWMEAGAVGAVLLSIALAALYRPLRRLSGGSRWRAAALSGTVMGAAIASAITVGAWQYWWWGLIGLAAMLVVLIPEDAYDTPHA, encoded by the coding sequence ATGTTGGCCAGCCTGACCAACCGCGCGGCAACCGTCTGGCTGCTGTTCTGGATCAGCTTTTTCGCCGTCTATATCCATATGGGCGGGCTGGCCTTTTCCGGGCTGGTCATCCTTCTGGGCGCAGCCGGATGGCTGGTCTGGGCTGTTAATTACCGCAATGTTGGCTGGCCGTCCAAAGACTTAGCACTCGCTCTGATGGCGTTTCTGGCCTTCTTCGTCTGGTTGGCCATTAGCGGCTCTTGGAGCGGCTACGGATCTGGCACGGCCATCCGTCTGGGCGGTCAGATCGTGATGATGATGGCGCTCCCCGTCTTGCTGCTAACGCGCAGTCCGGCCATACGCGAGTTCGTCTCCCATATTATCATGGCGATGGCGCTGGGTGGGGTCGCGGTTCTCGCGCTCGATGTGGCGTCGGGCTATGGCATCAACACATTTCTCGATCCCGTCGGTCCGGGTCAGGACCTGAACATGCGTCAGGGCGATGCGGAGAAGAATATCGGGCGCGGTCATGTCGTCTATGCGATCTTCACGCCGCTTCTGCTGGGCCTGTTTGCAACCCGTCTGCCGCGAAAGCCGGCCCTTGCTGCAGCCATCGGCCTGCTGGCGCTGCTGTTTGTCGGAACGATGCTAAACCGTTTAGCTGTGGCCCCGCTAATCGTGATCGGCGCCTTGCTGTTAGTGGCTATCGGCTGGCGGTCGCCGCGCTGGGGCGTGCGGCTATCGCTTGGGACCGCCGTCGCCTCGGTGTTGCTCGCCCCGCTTGTCGGCGTTTTCGCGCGTCTGGCCGGGGAAGGCGTTATGGCTCGCGTGCCCATGTCATGGGATCACCGTTTGCGTATGTGGGATTACAGTCTCAGCCGTATCGCCGAAGCGCCTCTGTTCGGGCAGGGGCTGGATGCGTCGCGGACCATGCAGGAAGGGTTCACGACTCGGATCGGCGTCGACATTCCGTTCGTGTCGCTGCATCCGCATAATCTCGGCTTGCAGACATGGATGGAAGCCGGCGCAGTTGGCGCGGTGCTGCTCTCCATAGCCTTGGCGGCTCTCTACCGACCGCTGCGACGGCTGTCGGGCGGCAGCCGCTGGCGCGCCGCCGCTCTGTCCGGGACTGTGATGGGCGCAGCGATTGCCAGCGCGATCACGGTCGGGGCTTGGCAATATTGGTGGTGGGGACTTATCGGTCTGGCTGCAATGCTGGTCGTGCTGATCCCTGAAGATGCATATGATACTCCGCACGCATGA